The DNA window GTGCTTCTCGGGCCGATCGGTGAACCGACTCCTGCCGCGCGTGAGGCACTTCATGCACGAGCCGCGAATGTGCGCGCTGCAGGAATGGTCGACATCGCCGATGTTCTCTCCCAAGCGGGAACGTCGGCGGATACAAAGATCAACCAGCCACAGACGATCGCATTCGTTCGGGAATCACTGATGCGGCAGGATCCGGAGGGCTACGCGCAGACCTGCGAGTCTGCCGCCGCGGCTACGGCCGCCCCGCTCGACCACATCAAATGTCGCACGATGGTGCTCACAGGCGACGAGGACAAGACTGCACCACCAAGTTCAGCGCGGCTGTTGGCCGATTCGATTCCGGATTCCGTTTTCATGATCCTTCCTCAGTGCGGCCACTGGCCGATCTTCGAGCACCCCAGAGCGGTCACCGACTTGTTACTCAACTTCTTTCTCCTGGAGGACCAACAAGTGATATCTGCAAAAGTTTACCGCCAGTACAGTCAGTCGGAACTCGATGACGAGTACAACAACCGAAAGCGCTGGCCTGAATTTACTGACCACTTCGCCAAATGGACCCAGCAGAGCGAGAACACAAGAGCGTCCCTGCCCAATACTCTTGACATCGCCTACGGTGAGGATCCAATCGAACGGCTTGACGTTTTTCCGTCAGAGGAGACGGGCACGCCACTATATGTCTTCATCCATGGCGGCTACTGGTACTCCCTCGACAAGAGCAATTACAGCTACGTGGCAGATGCCATGCGACCGAACGGTATTACCACCGCCGTGCTGAACTATGGCTTGGCGCCGGACTACGATATGGACACGATCGTCAGGCAAACGCGATCCGCATTGGCGTGGCTCTATCGCAATGCCCAGGCGATCGGCGCTGATCCCAACCGCATCTACGTGAC is part of the Rhodococcus sovatensis genome and encodes:
- a CDS encoding alpha/beta fold hydrolase, which codes for MPDGIAVEIVGTGPSILMIHGLGATSNSFEPLVSTLSRSFTVIRPDLRGSGRSVTAGEVSVAAHVSDMTALLDEHGTDKAHVVGWSYGSIIAQQLAALHPDRVDSLVLLGPIGEPTPAAREALHARAANVRAAGMVDIADVLSQAGTSADTKINQPQTIAFVRESLMRQDPEGYAQTCESAAAATAAPLDHIKCRTMVLTGDEDKTAPPSSARLLADSIPDSVFMILPQCGHWPIFEHPRAVTDLLLNFFLLEDQQVISAKVYRQYSQSELDDEYNNRKRWPEFTDHFAKWTQQSENTRASLPNTLDIAYGEDPIERLDVFPSEETGTPLYVFIHGGYWYSLDKSNYSYVADAMRPNGITTAVLNYGLAPDYDMDTIVRQTRSALAWLYRNAQAIGADPNRIYVTGHSAGGHLATMLLATDWTSWGSDLPQDLVKGVCAIGGIFDLEPIQLSFVNEKLRMDSEEAVRNSPVHQTYPTSVPLSLIVAVDESTEYHRQSKAMKEVWSDLGYPVELIVPEGNDHFSVANDLGDPACSLVTHQLDQMKVAFSGRVASVSAAGQ